Proteins from a single region of Perognathus longimembris pacificus isolate PPM17 chromosome 27, ASM2315922v1, whole genome shotgun sequence:
- the Mical3 gene encoding F-actin-monooxygenase MICAL3 isoform X9: MENKHEVMNQAHVLFDQFVQATTCKGTLRAFQELCDHLELKPKDYRSFYHKLKSKLNYWKAKALWTKLDKRGSHKDYKKGKACANTKCLIIGAGPCGLRTAIDLSLLGAKVVVIEKRDAFSRNNVLHLWPFTIHDLRGLGAKKFYGKFCAGAIDHISIRQLQLILLKVALILGIEIHVNVEFQGLVLPPEDQENERIGWRALVHPKTHPVSEYEFEVIIGGDGRRNTLEGFRRKEFRGKLAIAITANFINRNTTAEAKVEEISGVAFIFNQKFFQELREATGIDLENIVYYKDDTHYFVMTAKKQSLLDKGVILHDYTDTELLLSRENVDQEALLNYAREAADFSTQQQLPSLDFAINHYGQPDVAMFDFTCMYASENAALVREHNGHQLLVALVGDSLLEPFWPMGTGIARGFLAAMDSAWMVRSWSLGNSPLEVLAERESIYRLLPQTTPENVSKNFSQYSIDPVTRYPNINISFLRPSQVRHLYDTGETKDIHLEMENLVNSRTTPKLTRNESVARSSKLLGWCQRQTDGYAGVNVTDLTMSWKSGLALCAIIHRYRPDLIDFDSLDEQNVEKNNQLAFDIAERELGIPPIMTGKDMASVGEPDKLSMVMYLTQFYEMFKDLLSSTDNLDLNAEEKAVLIANTKSPISFLSKLGQTISRKRSPKDKKEKDLEGTGKRRKTSQSEEEEAPRSCRGERPTLVSTLTDRRMDIAVGNQNKVKYMATQLLAKFEENAPAAQSSSVRRQAYPMLFQTTYRHLPQCPTQERGVSQPTCCLPEQGRPAPTPQWKQTYRDLDADCRGKQSPRHERKYIKMYTGGVSSLAEQIANQLQRKEQPKTLLDKKELVRDIPRARSVALTLLWGTTLVCLVLYVYLFCHALIVLGFLKF; the protein is encoded by the exons ATGGAGAACAAGCACGAGGTGATGAACCAAGCTCATGTCCTCTTCGACCAGTTTGTTCAAGCCACCACCTGTAAGGGAACCCTCAGGGCCTTCCAAGAGCTCTGTGACCACCTGGAGCTGAAGCCTAAGGACTACCGCTCCTTCTACCACAAGCTGAAGTCCAAGCTCAACTACTGGAAGGCCAAAGCCCTCTGGACCAAGTTGGACAAACGGGGCAGTCACAAAGACTACAAAAAGGGAAAAGCATGTGCTAACACCAAG TGTCTCATCATTGGTGCTGGTCCCTGTGGTCTGCGCACAGCCATCGATTTGTCTTTGTTGGGAGCCAAGGTGGTGGTTATTGAGAAACGAGATGCTTTCTCCCGCAACAATGTCTTACATCTCTGGCCCTTCACCATACATGATCTGCGAGGTCTGGGTGCCAAGAAGTTCTATGGCAAGTTCTGTGCTGGAGCCATTGACCACATCA GTATCCGCCAGCTCCAGCTGATATTGTTGAAAGTAGCCTTGATCCTAGGTATCGAAATTCACGTCAATGTGGAATTCCAAGGACTTGTACTGCCTCCTGAGGACCAAGAGAATGAAC GGATAGGTTGGCGGGCACTGGTACACCCCAAAACCCATCCTGTATCAGAGTATGAGTTTGAAGTGATCATCGGTGGGGATGGCCGAAGGAACACCTTGGAAG GATTTCGTCGGAAAGAATTTCGTGGCAAACTGGCCATTGCCATTACAGCAAATTTTATTAACCGAAATACAACTGCAGAAGCTAAAGTGGAGGAGATCAGTGGTGTGGCTTTTATATTCAACCAGAAATTTTTCCAAGAACTGAGAGAAGCCACAG GTATTGATTTGGAGAACATCGTCTACTATAAAGATGATACACATTATTTCGTTATGACAGCCAAAAAGCAGAGTTTACTGGACAAAGGGGTGATACTGCAT GACTATACTGACACAGAGCTTCTGCTCTCCCGGGAAAATGTGGACCAGGAGGCCCTTCTGAACTATGCCCGTGAGGCGGCAGACTTCTCTACCCAGCAGCAGCTACCCTCTCTGGATTTTGCCATCAATCACTACGGGCAGCCTGATGTGGCTATGTTTGACTTCACTTGTATGTATGCCTCTGAGAACGCTGCCTTGGTACGGGAGCATAATGGACACCAGTTATTAGTGGCTCTGGTTGGGGACAGCCTCCTGGAG CCTTTCTGGCCAATGGGAACAGGAATAGCCCGGGGCTTTCTTGCTGCTATGGACTCTGCCTGGATGGTACGAAGTTGGTCTCTAGGAAACAGCCCGTTGGAAGTGCTGGCAGAGAG GGAAAGCATTTATAGGCTGCTGCCTCAGACCACCCCTGAGAATGTAAGCAAAAACTTCAGCCAGTACAGCATCGACCCTGTCACTAGGTATCCCAATATCAACATCAGCTTCCTCAGGCCAAGCCAG GTACGCCATTTGTATGATACCGGAGAAACAAAAGATATTCATCTGGAAATGGAGAACCTAGTGAATTCCCGAACCACCCCAAAATTGACTCGCAATG aGTCTGTAGCTCGCTCAAGCAAACTTCTGGGTTGGTGCCAGAGGCAGACAGATGGTTATGCAGGCGTAAATGTGACAGATCTCACCATGTCCTGGAAAAGTGGCCTGGCCCTATGTGCGATTATCCACAGATATCGCCCTGATCTGAT AGACTTTGATTCTTTGGATGAGCAAAACGTGGAGAAGAATAACCAGCTGGCCTTTGACATTGCTGAGAGGGAACTGGGCATCCCTCCCATCATGACAGGCAAGGACATGGCATCTGTGGGGGAGCCTGACAAGCTGTCCATGGTAATGTACCTGACGCAGTTCTACGAGATGTTCAAGGACTTGCTCTCTTCCACAG ATAACTTGGATCTGAATGCTGAAGAGAAAGCAGTTCTAATAGCCAATACCAAATCCCCCATCTCCTTCCTGAGCAAACTGGGACAGACCATTTCTCGGAAGCGTTCTCCCAAG gataaaaaggaaaaggacttAGAAGGGactgggaagaggagaaagacaagTCAGTCAGAGGAG GAGGAAGCTCCCCGGAGCTGCAGAGGAGAAAGACCAACACTGGTGAGCACTCTGACGGATAGGAGGATGGACATTGCTGTTGGCAATCAGAACAAAGTGAAATACATGGCAACCCAACTGCTGGCCAAATTTGAGGAGAACGCACCAGCTGCACAGTCCAGTAGCGTAAGGAGACAG GCATATCCCATGTTGTTCCAAACTACTTACAGGCATCTTCCACAATGT CCGACACAAGAGCGTGGGGTCAGCCAGCCGACCTGCTGCCTGCCTGAGCAGGGTCGCCCTGCTCCTACCCCCCAATGGAAACAG ACTTACAGGGATCTTGATGCTGACTGCCGTGGCAAGCAGAGTCCCCGCCATGAGAGG AAGTATATAAAGATGTACACGGGCGGAGTGAGCTCATTGGCTGAGCAGATAGCCAATCAGCTTCAAAGGAAAGAGCAACCCAAAACCCTTCTAGACAAGAAGGAACTGGTAAGAGATATCCCAAGGGCACGGTCAGTAGCCCTGACACTGCTCTGGGGAACAACCCTGGTTTGCTTAGTATTGTATGTTTACTTGTTTTGCCATGCACTGATTGTTTTAGGTTTCCTGAAATTTTAG
- the Mical3 gene encoding F-actin-monooxygenase MICAL3 isoform X7, translating to MENKHEVMNQAHVLFDQFVQATTCKGTLRAFQELCDHLELKPKDYRSFYHKLKSKLNYWKAKALWTKLDKRGSHKDYKKGKACANTKCLIIGAGPCGLRTAIDLSLLGAKVVVIEKRDAFSRNNVLHLWPFTIHDLRGLGAKKFYGKFCAGAIDHISIRQLQLILLKVALILGIEIHVNVEFQGLVLPPEDQENERIGWRALVHPKTHPVSEYEFEVIIGGDGRRNTLEGFRRKEFRGKLAIAITANFINRNTTAEAKVEEISGVAFIFNQKFFQELREATGIDLENIVYYKDDTHYFVMTAKKQSLLDKGVILHDYTDTELLLSRENVDQEALLNYAREAADFSTQQQLPSLDFAINHYGQPDVAMFDFTCMYASENAALVREHNGHQLLVALVGDSLLEPFWPMGTGIARGFLAAMDSAWMVRSWSLGNSPLEVLAERESIYRLLPQTTPENVSKNFSQYSIDPVTRYPNINISFLRPSQVRHLYDTGETKDIHLEMENLVNSRTTPKLTRNESVARSSKLLGWCQRQTDGYAGVNVTDLTMSWKSGLALCAIIHRYRPDLIDFDSLDEQNVEKNNQLAFDIAERELGIPPIMTGKDMASVGEPDKLSMVMYLTQFYEMFKDLLSSTDNLDLNAEEKAVLIANTKSPISFLSKLGQTISRKRSPKDKKEKDLEGTGKRRKTSQSEEEEAPRSCRGERPTLVSTLTDRRMDIAVGNQNKVKYMATQLLAKFEENAPAAQSSSVRRQAYPMLFQTTYRHLPQCPTQERGVSQPTCCLPEQGRPAPTPQWKQRREKDCSRTCPKKVITLSPPSPPPLFWAHSGQQTYRDLDADCRGKQSPRHERKYIKMYTGGVSSLAEQIANQLQRKEQPKTLLDKKELVRDIPRARSVALTLLWGTTLVCLVLYVYLFCHALIVLGFLKF from the exons ATGGAGAACAAGCACGAGGTGATGAACCAAGCTCATGTCCTCTTCGACCAGTTTGTTCAAGCCACCACCTGTAAGGGAACCCTCAGGGCCTTCCAAGAGCTCTGTGACCACCTGGAGCTGAAGCCTAAGGACTACCGCTCCTTCTACCACAAGCTGAAGTCCAAGCTCAACTACTGGAAGGCCAAAGCCCTCTGGACCAAGTTGGACAAACGGGGCAGTCACAAAGACTACAAAAAGGGAAAAGCATGTGCTAACACCAAG TGTCTCATCATTGGTGCTGGTCCCTGTGGTCTGCGCACAGCCATCGATTTGTCTTTGTTGGGAGCCAAGGTGGTGGTTATTGAGAAACGAGATGCTTTCTCCCGCAACAATGTCTTACATCTCTGGCCCTTCACCATACATGATCTGCGAGGTCTGGGTGCCAAGAAGTTCTATGGCAAGTTCTGTGCTGGAGCCATTGACCACATCA GTATCCGCCAGCTCCAGCTGATATTGTTGAAAGTAGCCTTGATCCTAGGTATCGAAATTCACGTCAATGTGGAATTCCAAGGACTTGTACTGCCTCCTGAGGACCAAGAGAATGAAC GGATAGGTTGGCGGGCACTGGTACACCCCAAAACCCATCCTGTATCAGAGTATGAGTTTGAAGTGATCATCGGTGGGGATGGCCGAAGGAACACCTTGGAAG GATTTCGTCGGAAAGAATTTCGTGGCAAACTGGCCATTGCCATTACAGCAAATTTTATTAACCGAAATACAACTGCAGAAGCTAAAGTGGAGGAGATCAGTGGTGTGGCTTTTATATTCAACCAGAAATTTTTCCAAGAACTGAGAGAAGCCACAG GTATTGATTTGGAGAACATCGTCTACTATAAAGATGATACACATTATTTCGTTATGACAGCCAAAAAGCAGAGTTTACTGGACAAAGGGGTGATACTGCAT GACTATACTGACACAGAGCTTCTGCTCTCCCGGGAAAATGTGGACCAGGAGGCCCTTCTGAACTATGCCCGTGAGGCGGCAGACTTCTCTACCCAGCAGCAGCTACCCTCTCTGGATTTTGCCATCAATCACTACGGGCAGCCTGATGTGGCTATGTTTGACTTCACTTGTATGTATGCCTCTGAGAACGCTGCCTTGGTACGGGAGCATAATGGACACCAGTTATTAGTGGCTCTGGTTGGGGACAGCCTCCTGGAG CCTTTCTGGCCAATGGGAACAGGAATAGCCCGGGGCTTTCTTGCTGCTATGGACTCTGCCTGGATGGTACGAAGTTGGTCTCTAGGAAACAGCCCGTTGGAAGTGCTGGCAGAGAG GGAAAGCATTTATAGGCTGCTGCCTCAGACCACCCCTGAGAATGTAAGCAAAAACTTCAGCCAGTACAGCATCGACCCTGTCACTAGGTATCCCAATATCAACATCAGCTTCCTCAGGCCAAGCCAG GTACGCCATTTGTATGATACCGGAGAAACAAAAGATATTCATCTGGAAATGGAGAACCTAGTGAATTCCCGAACCACCCCAAAATTGACTCGCAATG aGTCTGTAGCTCGCTCAAGCAAACTTCTGGGTTGGTGCCAGAGGCAGACAGATGGTTATGCAGGCGTAAATGTGACAGATCTCACCATGTCCTGGAAAAGTGGCCTGGCCCTATGTGCGATTATCCACAGATATCGCCCTGATCTGAT AGACTTTGATTCTTTGGATGAGCAAAACGTGGAGAAGAATAACCAGCTGGCCTTTGACATTGCTGAGAGGGAACTGGGCATCCCTCCCATCATGACAGGCAAGGACATGGCATCTGTGGGGGAGCCTGACAAGCTGTCCATGGTAATGTACCTGACGCAGTTCTACGAGATGTTCAAGGACTTGCTCTCTTCCACAG ATAACTTGGATCTGAATGCTGAAGAGAAAGCAGTTCTAATAGCCAATACCAAATCCCCCATCTCCTTCCTGAGCAAACTGGGACAGACCATTTCTCGGAAGCGTTCTCCCAAG gataaaaaggaaaaggacttAGAAGGGactgggaagaggagaaagacaagTCAGTCAGAGGAG GAGGAAGCTCCCCGGAGCTGCAGAGGAGAAAGACCAACACTGGTGAGCACTCTGACGGATAGGAGGATGGACATTGCTGTTGGCAATCAGAACAAAGTGAAATACATGGCAACCCAACTGCTGGCCAAATTTGAGGAGAACGCACCAGCTGCACAGTCCAGTAGCGTAAGGAGACAG GCATATCCCATGTTGTTCCAAACTACTTACAGGCATCTTCCACAATGT CCGACACAAGAGCGTGGGGTCAGCCAGCCGACCTGCTGCCTGCCTGAGCAGGGTCGCCCTGCTCCTACCCCCCAATGGAAACAG CGACGGGAAAAGGATTGTTCTCGGACCTGCCCCAAAAAAGTGATCacactctctcctccctctcctccgccTCTCTTTTGGGCACACAGTGGCCAACAG ACTTACAGGGATCTTGATGCTGACTGCCGTGGCAAGCAGAGTCCCCGCCATGAGAGG AAGTATATAAAGATGTACACGGGCGGAGTGAGCTCATTGGCTGAGCAGATAGCCAATCAGCTTCAAAGGAAAGAGCAACCCAAAACCCTTCTAGACAAGAAGGAACTGGTAAGAGATATCCCAAGGGCACGGTCAGTAGCCCTGACACTGCTCTGGGGAACAACCCTGGTTTGCTTAGTATTGTATGTTTACTTGTTTTGCCATGCACTGATTGTTTTAGGTTTCCTGAAATTTTAG
- the Mical3 gene encoding F-actin-monooxygenase MICAL3 isoform X8: MENKHEVMNQAHVLFDQFVQATTCKGTLRAFQELCDHLELKPKDYRSFYHKLKSKLNYWKAKALWTKLDKRGSHKDYKKGKACANTKCLIIGAGPCGLRTAIDLSLLGAKVVVIEKRDAFSRNNVLHLWPFTIHDLRGLGAKKFYGKFCAGAIDHISIRQLQLILLKVALILGIEIHVNVEFQGLVLPPEDQENERIGWRALVHPKTHPVSEYEFEVIIGGDGRRNTLEGFRRKEFRGKLAIAITANFINRNTTAEAKVEEISGVAFIFNQKFFQELREATGIDLENIVYYKDDTHYFVMTAKKQSLLDKGVILHDYTDTELLLSRENVDQEALLNYAREAADFSTQQQLPSLDFAINHYGQPDVAMFDFTCMYASENAALVREHNGHQLLVALVGDSLLEPFWPMGTGIARGFLAAMDSAWMVRSWSLGNSPLEVLAERESIYRLLPQTTPENVSKNFSQYSIDPVTRYPNINISFLRPSQVRHLYDTGETKDIHLEMENLVNSRTTPKLTRNESVARSSKLLGWCQRQTDGYAGVNVTDLTMSWKSGLALCAIIHRYRPDLIDFDSLDEQNVEKNNQLAFDIAERELGIPPIMTGKDMASVGEPDKLSMVMYLTQFYEMFKDLLSSTDNLDLNAEEKAVLIANTKSPISFLSKLGQTISRKRSPKDKKEKDLEGTGKRRKTSQSEEEEAPRSCRGERPTLVSTLTDRRMDIAVGNQNKVKYMATQLLAKFEENAPAAQSSSVRRQAYPMLFQTTYRHLPQCPTQERGVSQPTCCLPEQGRPAPTPQWKQRREKDCSRTCPKKVITLSPPSPPPLFWAHSGQQTYRDLDADCRGKQSPRHERREPEPSRRFFVDQWELSLSLRSSHRPASPSSDSLRQVAWSGFPLFPLHPLLHPLTCITHMGKYERLSSA, translated from the exons ATGGAGAACAAGCACGAGGTGATGAACCAAGCTCATGTCCTCTTCGACCAGTTTGTTCAAGCCACCACCTGTAAGGGAACCCTCAGGGCCTTCCAAGAGCTCTGTGACCACCTGGAGCTGAAGCCTAAGGACTACCGCTCCTTCTACCACAAGCTGAAGTCCAAGCTCAACTACTGGAAGGCCAAAGCCCTCTGGACCAAGTTGGACAAACGGGGCAGTCACAAAGACTACAAAAAGGGAAAAGCATGTGCTAACACCAAG TGTCTCATCATTGGTGCTGGTCCCTGTGGTCTGCGCACAGCCATCGATTTGTCTTTGTTGGGAGCCAAGGTGGTGGTTATTGAGAAACGAGATGCTTTCTCCCGCAACAATGTCTTACATCTCTGGCCCTTCACCATACATGATCTGCGAGGTCTGGGTGCCAAGAAGTTCTATGGCAAGTTCTGTGCTGGAGCCATTGACCACATCA GTATCCGCCAGCTCCAGCTGATATTGTTGAAAGTAGCCTTGATCCTAGGTATCGAAATTCACGTCAATGTGGAATTCCAAGGACTTGTACTGCCTCCTGAGGACCAAGAGAATGAAC GGATAGGTTGGCGGGCACTGGTACACCCCAAAACCCATCCTGTATCAGAGTATGAGTTTGAAGTGATCATCGGTGGGGATGGCCGAAGGAACACCTTGGAAG GATTTCGTCGGAAAGAATTTCGTGGCAAACTGGCCATTGCCATTACAGCAAATTTTATTAACCGAAATACAACTGCAGAAGCTAAAGTGGAGGAGATCAGTGGTGTGGCTTTTATATTCAACCAGAAATTTTTCCAAGAACTGAGAGAAGCCACAG GTATTGATTTGGAGAACATCGTCTACTATAAAGATGATACACATTATTTCGTTATGACAGCCAAAAAGCAGAGTTTACTGGACAAAGGGGTGATACTGCAT GACTATACTGACACAGAGCTTCTGCTCTCCCGGGAAAATGTGGACCAGGAGGCCCTTCTGAACTATGCCCGTGAGGCGGCAGACTTCTCTACCCAGCAGCAGCTACCCTCTCTGGATTTTGCCATCAATCACTACGGGCAGCCTGATGTGGCTATGTTTGACTTCACTTGTATGTATGCCTCTGAGAACGCTGCCTTGGTACGGGAGCATAATGGACACCAGTTATTAGTGGCTCTGGTTGGGGACAGCCTCCTGGAG CCTTTCTGGCCAATGGGAACAGGAATAGCCCGGGGCTTTCTTGCTGCTATGGACTCTGCCTGGATGGTACGAAGTTGGTCTCTAGGAAACAGCCCGTTGGAAGTGCTGGCAGAGAG GGAAAGCATTTATAGGCTGCTGCCTCAGACCACCCCTGAGAATGTAAGCAAAAACTTCAGCCAGTACAGCATCGACCCTGTCACTAGGTATCCCAATATCAACATCAGCTTCCTCAGGCCAAGCCAG GTACGCCATTTGTATGATACCGGAGAAACAAAAGATATTCATCTGGAAATGGAGAACCTAGTGAATTCCCGAACCACCCCAAAATTGACTCGCAATG aGTCTGTAGCTCGCTCAAGCAAACTTCTGGGTTGGTGCCAGAGGCAGACAGATGGTTATGCAGGCGTAAATGTGACAGATCTCACCATGTCCTGGAAAAGTGGCCTGGCCCTATGTGCGATTATCCACAGATATCGCCCTGATCTGAT AGACTTTGATTCTTTGGATGAGCAAAACGTGGAGAAGAATAACCAGCTGGCCTTTGACATTGCTGAGAGGGAACTGGGCATCCCTCCCATCATGACAGGCAAGGACATGGCATCTGTGGGGGAGCCTGACAAGCTGTCCATGGTAATGTACCTGACGCAGTTCTACGAGATGTTCAAGGACTTGCTCTCTTCCACAG ATAACTTGGATCTGAATGCTGAAGAGAAAGCAGTTCTAATAGCCAATACCAAATCCCCCATCTCCTTCCTGAGCAAACTGGGACAGACCATTTCTCGGAAGCGTTCTCCCAAG gataaaaaggaaaaggacttAGAAGGGactgggaagaggagaaagacaagTCAGTCAGAGGAG GAGGAAGCTCCCCGGAGCTGCAGAGGAGAAAGACCAACACTGGTGAGCACTCTGACGGATAGGAGGATGGACATTGCTGTTGGCAATCAGAACAAAGTGAAATACATGGCAACCCAACTGCTGGCCAAATTTGAGGAGAACGCACCAGCTGCACAGTCCAGTAGCGTAAGGAGACAG GCATATCCCATGTTGTTCCAAACTACTTACAGGCATCTTCCACAATGT CCGACACAAGAGCGTGGGGTCAGCCAGCCGACCTGCTGCCTGCCTGAGCAGGGTCGCCCTGCTCCTACCCCCCAATGGAAACAG CGACGGGAAAAGGATTGTTCTCGGACCTGCCCCAAAAAAGTGATCacactctctcctccctctcctccgccTCTCTTTTGGGCACACAGTGGCCAACAG ACTTACAGGGATCTTGATGCTGACTGCCGTGGCAAGCAGAGTCCCCGCCATGAGAGG CGAGAGCCTGAACCTTCTCGTCGATTTTTTGTCGACCAGTGGGAACTTTCCCTTAGTCTCCGCTCTTCCCACCGCCCCGCCTCTCCCTCCTCCGATTCCCTCCGACAGGTAGCATGGTCTGGGTTCCCTCTGTTCCCTCTGCATCCTCTGCTTCATCCACTCACATGCATCACCCACATGGGCAAATATGAGCGTCTATCCTCAGCCTAA